The Saccharothrix variisporea genome has a segment encoding these proteins:
- a CDS encoding enediyne biosynthesis protein — MAETKPSPPRHDPKVVTALRRFAISITVFNIIGYTVLGFEQPWLWPFIALATGYTVEIVLEIIGARVEGRPPRFAGNGFRGLMEFLYPAHITSLAMNMLIYVNDNLLAMIFGVTVAVGAKWVLRAPVRGRMRHFMNPSNFGIAVILLVFPWASIAPPYHFTEHVGTFVDWLIPLIIITAGTMLNGMLTGRLWLIMAWIIGFALQAVIRGFLLDTSIPAGLAMMTGVAFVLFTNYMVTDPGTSPSRPVSQIAFGGGVAAVYGVLMGMSIPYGIFFATAIVCLIRGGFLWALEIVDRSRREWEAQQKALAAVAPVEEPAVSLNGNGAPKKTTEVVPT, encoded by the coding sequence ATGGCCGAGACCAAACCGAGCCCGCCGCGGCACGACCCCAAGGTGGTCACCGCGCTCCGGCGGTTCGCCATCTCGATCACCGTCTTCAACATCATCGGCTACACCGTCCTCGGGTTCGAGCAGCCCTGGCTGTGGCCGTTCATCGCGCTGGCCACCGGGTACACCGTCGAGATCGTCCTGGAGATCATCGGCGCCCGCGTCGAGGGCCGCCCGCCGCGCTTCGCCGGCAACGGGTTCCGGGGGCTCATGGAGTTCCTCTACCCCGCGCACATCACCAGCCTGGCGATGAACATGCTCATCTACGTCAACGACAACCTGTTGGCGATGATCTTCGGCGTCACCGTGGCGGTGGGCGCGAAGTGGGTGCTGCGGGCGCCGGTGCGCGGCCGGATGCGGCACTTCATGAACCCGTCGAACTTCGGCATCGCGGTCATCCTGCTGGTGTTCCCGTGGGCGTCCATCGCGCCGCCCTACCACTTCACCGAGCACGTCGGCACGTTCGTGGACTGGCTGATCCCGCTGATCATCATCACCGCCGGCACCATGCTCAACGGCATGCTCACCGGCCGGCTGTGGCTGATCATGGCCTGGATCATCGGGTTCGCGCTCCAGGCGGTGATCCGCGGGTTCCTGCTGGACACCTCGATCCCGGCGGGCCTGGCGATGATGACCGGGGTGGCGTTCGTGCTGTTCACCAACTACATGGTCACCGACCCGGGCACGAGTCCGTCGCGGCCGGTGTCGCAGATCGCGTTCGGCGGCGGCGTGGCGGCGGTGTACGGCGTGCTGATGGGCATGTCGATCCCGTACGGCATCTTCTTCGCCACGGCGATCGTGTGCCTCATCCGCGGCGGCTTCCTGTGGGCGCTGGAGATCGTGGACCGCTCGCGGCGCGAGTGGGAGGCCCAGCAGAAGGCGCTGGCGGCAGTGGCGCCGGTGGAGGAGCCCGCCGTGTCGTTGAACGGCAACGGGGCGCCGAAGAAGACGACGGAGGTCGTGCCGACATGA
- a CDS encoding CRTAC1 family protein, giving the protein MSATTGWLRRQLPGIVALVLVAATFSLARLPESSAADKRDLASGFGFAPESIALPGGYTQQSIRKVNQDYRHIDAWISSVGSAIAMNDLDGDGLSNDICFVDVRIDQVIVTPAPESGKKPRYTPFALSSGSLPVNDVMAPMGCVPGDFNEDGAMDLLVYLWGRTPILHLARGDQKTLTADSYKATELVPGASGGTYAGPQWNTNSATVADFDGDGHADIYIGNYFPHGPVLDPSKSGGVQMNHSMSNALNGGEDYVFEWTGGTKGANPTATFKQHDDAIPHDASKGWVLASSSNDVDGDMLPELYLAHDFGPDRLLYNKSTPGKFEFALVEGSRSPFEPKSKNVGKDSFKGMGVDFGDLNGDGIYDMYVSNITTSFGIEESHFAFMSTGADVKAALKEGDAPWEDESAPLLLAWSGWGWDVKLSDFDNNGDLEVAQATGFVKGDVNRWPQLQELATANDALLADPAWWPYVTAGDDVGGAQRFRLFVKNAEGRYDNLSPQLGLDIPVPTRGIATGDVDGDGRLDMAVSRQWEDPVFYHNTGKSPNGFLGLRLTHEDGAPAVGAQVTVKTSDGRTQLNRVDGGSGHSGKRSHEVHFGLGDASGPISAHVTWRDRDGEIHEQDLTLSAGWHDLQLGDQAKEK; this is encoded by the coding sequence GTGAGCGCCACCACCGGCTGGCTGCGCAGGCAACTACCCGGGATCGTCGCGCTGGTGCTGGTCGCCGCCACGTTCTCGCTGGCCCGCCTGCCCGAGTCGTCCGCCGCCGACAAGCGGGACCTGGCATCGGGGTTCGGGTTCGCGCCCGAGTCGATCGCCCTGCCCGGCGGCTACACCCAGCAGTCGATCCGCAAGGTCAACCAGGACTACCGGCACATCGACGCGTGGATCTCGTCGGTCGGCTCCGCCATCGCGATGAACGACCTCGACGGTGACGGGCTGTCCAACGACATCTGCTTCGTGGACGTGCGCATCGACCAGGTGATCGTCACCCCCGCCCCGGAGTCGGGCAAGAAGCCGCGCTACACGCCGTTCGCGCTGAGCTCGGGGTCCCTGCCCGTGAACGACGTGATGGCGCCGATGGGCTGCGTCCCCGGCGACTTCAACGAGGACGGCGCGATGGACCTCCTGGTCTACCTGTGGGGCCGCACGCCGATCCTGCACCTGGCCAGGGGTGACCAGAAGACGCTGACCGCCGACTCCTACAAGGCGACCGAGCTGGTGCCCGGCGCGTCCGGCGGCACCTACGCCGGCCCGCAGTGGAACACCAACTCGGCCACCGTCGCGGACTTCGACGGCGACGGGCACGCCGACATCTACATCGGCAACTACTTCCCGCACGGCCCGGTGCTGGACCCGAGCAAGTCCGGCGGCGTGCAGATGAACCACTCGATGTCCAACGCCCTCAACGGCGGCGAGGACTACGTGTTCGAGTGGACCGGCGGGACGAAGGGCGCGAACCCCACGGCGACCTTCAAGCAGCACGACGACGCCATCCCGCACGACGCGTCCAAGGGCTGGGTGCTGGCCTCCAGCTCCAACGACGTCGACGGGGACATGCTGCCCGAGCTGTACCTGGCGCACGACTTCGGCCCGGACCGCCTGCTGTACAACAAGTCCACGCCGGGCAAGTTCGAGTTCGCGCTCGTCGAGGGCTCGCGCTCGCCGTTCGAACCGAAGTCCAAGAACGTCGGCAAGGACTCGTTCAAGGGCATGGGCGTGGACTTCGGCGACCTCAACGGCGACGGCATCTACGACATGTACGTCAGCAACATCACGACGTCGTTCGGCATCGAGGAGAGCCACTTCGCGTTCATGAGCACCGGCGCGGACGTGAAGGCCGCGCTGAAGGAGGGCGACGCGCCCTGGGAGGACGAGAGCGCGCCCCTGCTGCTGGCCTGGTCGGGCTGGGGCTGGGACGTGAAGCTGTCCGACTTCGACAACAACGGCGACCTGGAGGTCGCACAGGCCACCGGGTTCGTCAAGGGCGACGTCAACCGCTGGCCCCAGCTGCAGGAGCTGGCCACCGCGAACGACGCCCTGCTGGCCGACCCGGCGTGGTGGCCGTACGTGACCGCGGGCGACGACGTCGGTGGCGCGCAGCGGTTCCGCCTGTTCGTCAAGAACGCCGAGGGCCGCTACGACAACCTGTCCCCGCAGCTGGGCCTGGACATCCCGGTGCCCACCCGCGGCATCGCCACCGGTGACGTCGACGGCGACGGCCGGCTGGACATGGCCGTGTCCCGCCAGTGGGAGGACCCGGTGTTCTACCACAACACCGGCAAGTCCCCGAACGGCTTCCTCGGCCTGCGGCTCACGCACGAGGACGGCGCGCCCGCCGTCGGCGCGCAGGTCACCGTCAAGACCTCCGACGGGCGCACCCAGCTGAACCGGGTCGACGGCGGCAGCGGCCACTCCGGCAAGCGCAGCCACGAAGTCCACTTCGGACTCGGCGACGCGAGCGGCCCGATCTCGGCGCACGTCACGTGGCGCGACCGGGACGGCGAGATCCACGAGCAGGACCTGACACTGTCCGCGGGCTGGCACGACCTCCAGCTCGGCGACCAGGCCAAGGAGAAGTGA
- a CDS encoding DUF1702 family protein: protein MSALRALRRRLLTPNLSETLMETRGFRVKNEAGKELLETVGAMFLAGYAHAVEAREPRDAERELEKLPTRFKGFAYEGAGMGFAILDGMPFGHSRHVERFLEGRAADHVYMVYVGIGWAMARLPRFRWPRSAATDPLLRWLVLDGYGFHQAYFKTDKYVHGQYVDRDFPWPAEGPRAYTNRALDQGIGRAMWFVGGTDPEYVADLIDGFAEHRREDLYAGAGLAATYAGGVTEDELELFRQRSGRHAGIVAQASAFAAEARVKAGLMVPHTGLATQVFCGTTPEVAAKVTQDVRPAPPITDGTEPAFEVWRQRIAREFVHQEGVGS, encoded by the coding sequence GTGAGTGCCTTGCGCGCCTTGCGGCGCCGGTTGTTGACGCCGAACCTGTCCGAGACGCTGATGGAGACCCGGGGTTTCCGGGTGAAGAACGAGGCCGGCAAGGAATTGCTGGAGACGGTCGGCGCGATGTTCCTCGCCGGCTACGCACACGCCGTCGAGGCGCGCGAACCGCGGGACGCCGAACGAGAACTGGAAAAGCTGCCGACCCGGTTCAAGGGTTTCGCCTACGAGGGCGCCGGAATGGGTTTCGCGATCCTCGACGGCATGCCCTTCGGCCACTCCCGGCACGTCGAGCGGTTCCTGGAGGGACGGGCGGCGGACCACGTCTACATGGTCTACGTCGGGATCGGCTGGGCGATGGCCCGGCTGCCCCGGTTCCGCTGGCCCCGCAGCGCGGCCACCGACCCGCTGCTGCGCTGGCTGGTCCTGGACGGCTACGGCTTCCACCAGGCCTACTTCAAGACCGACAAGTACGTGCACGGGCAGTACGTCGACCGGGACTTCCCGTGGCCCGCCGAGGGTCCGCGCGCCTACACCAACCGCGCGCTGGACCAGGGCATCGGCCGCGCGATGTGGTTCGTCGGCGGCACCGACCCCGAGTACGTCGCGGACCTGATCGACGGGTTCGCCGAGCACCGCCGCGAGGACCTGTACGCAGGCGCGGGCCTGGCCGCCACCTACGCGGGCGGCGTGACCGAGGACGAGCTGGAGCTGTTCCGGCAGCGGTCCGGGCGGCACGCCGGGATCGTCGCGCAGGCCAGCGCGTTCGCGGCCGAGGCCCGGGTCAAGGCGGGCCTGATGGTCCCGCACACCGGTCTGGCCACGCAGGTGTTCTGCGGCACCACGCCGGAGGTGGCCGCGAAGGTCACCCAGGACGTGCGGCCCGCCCCGCCGATCACCGACGGCACCGAGCCCGCCTTCGAGGTCTGGCGGCAACGCATCGCCCGAGAGTTCGTCCACCAGGAAGGAGTCGGTTCGTGA
- a CDS encoding DUF1702 family protein, whose amino-acid sequence MSTTLGSLRRLLMAPSLEEVTFGSRGFPGASSEYAPKLEAIPQSVVCGFEWGIDSRDQWEVVRRLGFVEPELRGFAYEGATMAFTIRDVMGRGTRTRDLLSGPGAEHLFVAYIGIGFAMNHLPRGLWRKVVPDLAGSPYHPTMSWLAVDGYGFDLAYFHTRKWVDEQRVPAPYPWHGRPDYFPRAIDQGIGRALWFIHGAQSAEVAAAVARFDPARHADLWSGVGLAATFAGGGTPDELAGLPAAAGEHRAELALGSVFAVKARIHAGFVPTHSATAVETFGEITPEAASELADATAVAPDAPGAVPPYEVWRSRIRARFTAATKNLLA is encoded by the coding sequence ATGTCCACGACGCTGGGATCGCTGCGCAGGCTGTTGATGGCGCCCTCCCTGGAGGAGGTGACCTTCGGCTCGCGCGGCTTTCCCGGCGCGTCGTCGGAGTACGCGCCGAAGCTGGAGGCCATCCCGCAGTCGGTGGTGTGCGGCTTCGAGTGGGGCATCGACTCGCGCGACCAGTGGGAGGTGGTGCGCCGGCTGGGGTTCGTGGAGCCGGAGCTGCGCGGCTTCGCCTACGAGGGCGCGACGATGGCGTTCACCATCCGCGACGTGATGGGGCGCGGCACCCGGACCCGGGACCTGCTGTCCGGGCCGGGCGCCGAGCACCTGTTCGTGGCCTACATCGGCATCGGGTTCGCCATGAACCACCTGCCGCGCGGCCTGTGGCGCAAGGTGGTGCCCGACCTGGCCGGTTCGCCCTACCACCCGACGATGAGCTGGCTGGCCGTCGACGGCTACGGCTTCGACCTGGCCTACTTCCACACCCGCAAGTGGGTGGACGAGCAGCGCGTGCCCGCGCCCTACCCGTGGCACGGCCGCCCCGACTACTTCCCGCGCGCCATCGACCAGGGCATCGGCCGGGCGCTGTGGTTCATCCACGGCGCGCAGAGCGCCGAGGTGGCCGCGGCGGTCGCGCGGTTCGACCCGGCCCGGCACGCCGACCTGTGGAGCGGTGTGGGCCTGGCGGCCACGTTCGCCGGTGGCGGCACGCCCGACGAGCTGGCCGGTCTGCCGGCCGCCGCGGGCGAGCACCGCGCCGAACTCGCCCTCGGCTCCGTTTTCGCGGTGAAGGCACGAATTCACGCGGGATTCGTCCCGACGCACAGCGCGACCGCCGTGGAAACGTTCGGCGAGATCACCCCGGAAGCCGCGTCGGAACTGGCCGACGCCACCGCCGTGGCACCCGACGCACCCGGCGCGGTACCGCCCTACGAGGTGTGGCGCAGCCGAATTCGTGCGCGTTTCACCGCAGCCACGAAGAATCTCCTCGCCTGA